One part of the Anomaloglossus baeobatrachus isolate aAnoBae1 chromosome 5 unlocalized genomic scaffold, aAnoBae1.hap1 SUPER_5_unloc_11, whole genome shotgun sequence genome encodes these proteins:
- the LOC142258795 gene encoding uncharacterized protein LOC142258795 produces the protein MDRTGEDYTVVKKTSSECCQAPVSEGWGRPLSPITGPPPHPPIHEDINDQKILELPYKMIELLTGEVPIRCQDVTVYFSMEEWEYLGGHKDLYKDVMMEVPQPLTSPVLSSKRTTPERCPHPLLPQDCKQEDLDVPQDVFPPALSNDCIGSSDGPLISSEFITEDESITHDTYEEHAVVPDIPPVLPRIDLSSDLFKQVQNSNHQKTHTGKKPFSCSECGKCFIQKSKLVVHQRSHTGEKPFSCSECGKCFIKKSELVVHQRSHTGAKPFSCSECGKCFIQKSELVVHQRSHTGAKPFSCSECGKCFIRKSALVVHQRSHTGEKPFSCSECGKCFIQKSELVVHQRSHTGEKPFSCSECGKCFIQKSELIVHQRSHTGAKPFSCSECGKCFIRKSALVVHQRSHTGEKPFSCSECGKCFIQKSKLVVHQRSHTGEKPFSCSECGKCFIKKSELVVHQRSHTGVKPFSCSECGKCYIQKSDLVRHQKNHTGEKPFSCSECGKCFIQKSELVVHQRSHTGAKPFSCLECGKCFIQKSELIVHQRSHTGAKPFSCSECGKCFIRKSDLVVHQRSHTGEKPFSCSECGKCFIRKSDLVRHQKIHTGEKPFSCSECGKCFIRKSDLVRHQKIHTGEKPYSCSECGKCFTRKLCLGYHQKNHTKSKINQKNIFMF, from the exons atggacagaactggagag gattacacagtagtgaagaagacctctagtgagtgctgtcaggcccctgtgtctgagggatggggaagacccctgagcccaatcacggggcctccacctcaccccccgatacatgaggacatcaatgaccagaagatcctagaactcccctacaagatgattgagctgctgactggagag gttcctataaggtgtcaggacgtcaccgtctatttctccatggaggagtgggagtatttaggaggacacaaagatctgtacaaggacgtcatgatggaggttccccagcccctcacatcaccag ttctatccagtaagaggacgacaccagagagatgtccccatcctcttctcccacaggactgtaaacaagaagatcttgatgttcctcaggatgtgtttcctccagctctatcca atgactgtattgggagttcagatggacctctaatatcttcagaatttataacagaggatgaaagtatcacacatgatacatatgaggagcatgctgttgtcccagatatacctccagtccttcctaggattgatctatcatctgatcttttcaaacaagtccaaaattccaatcatcaaaaaactcacacagggaagaagccattttcatgttcagaatgtgggaaatgttttattcagaaatcaaaacttgttgtgcatcaaagatctcacacaggggagaagccattttcatgttcagaatgtgggaaatgttttattaagaaatcagaactagttgtgcatcaaagatctcacacaggggcgaagccattttcatgttcagaatgtgggaaatgttttattcagaaatcagaacttgttgtgcatcaaagatctcacacaggggcgaagccattttcatgttcagaatgtgggaaatgttttattcggaaatcagctcttgttgtgcatcaaagatctcatacaggggagaagccattttcatgttcagaatgtgggaaatgttttattcagaaatcagaacttgttgtgcatcaaagatctcacacaggggagaagccattttcatgttcagaatgtgggaaatgttttattcagaaatcagaacttattgtgcatcaaagatctcacacaggggcgaagccattttcatgttcagaatgtgggaaatgttttattcggaaatcagctcttgttgtgcatcaaagatctcatacaggggagaagccattttcatgttcagaatgtgggaaatgttttattcagaaatcaaaacttgttgtgcatcaaagatctcacacaggggagaagccattttcatgttcagaatgtgggaaatgttttattaagaaatcagaactagttgtgcatcaaagatctcacacaggggtgaagccattttcatgttcagaatgtgggaaatgttatattcagaaatcagaccttgttagacatcagaaaaatcacacaggggagaagccattttcatgttcagaatgtgggaaatgttttattcagaaatcagaacttgttgtgcatcaaagatctcacacaggggcgaagccattttcatgtttagaatgtgggaaatgttttattcagaaatcagaacttattgtgcatcaaagatctcacactggggcgaagccattttcatgttcagaatgtgggaaatgttttattcggaaatcagatcttgttgtgcatcaaagatctcatacaggggagaagccattttcatgttcagaatgtgggaaatgttttattcggaaatcagatcttgttagacatcagaaaattcacacaggggagaagccattttcatgttcagaatgtgggaaatgttttattcggaaatcagatcttgttagacatcagaaaattcacacaggggagaagccatattcatgttcagagtgtgggaaatgttttactaggaaattatGTCTTggttaccatcaaaaaaatcacacaaaatcaaAAATCaatcaaaaaaacatttttatgttctga